Proteins from a genomic interval of Pseudoalteromonas sp. MEBiC 03607:
- the msbA gene encoding lipid A export permease/ATP-binding protein MsbA gives MDQTTSQIYKRLISYVGDYKLIAFFAIVGMVGYSAMDALFINLMKPFIDEGLNARNTDVLTYAPFVVIALVLGRGMFNYMSSYCLSYVGSQVVRTLRQQLFEHILHLPVSFHDKNSNGDLISKITFDTEQVQQAITKALLIVVREGAFVVFLLFNMFYTSWKLSLIFLVIIPLVAVIVAFVSKRFRMISKKIQSAMGQVTRSSEQMLSGHKVIHGFGGQQQEIAQFSAINNHNRQQRIKMDATKALSVSVIQILAASAMAVILWVVSMPSMIDTISSGDFVLLISSMMMLLRPLKQLSNVNSDLQRGISAAQSIFLVLDEDVEKDTGTYSIDKVTGHIEINNVTFKYPTKDEPVLKNLSLTINAGESIALVGRSGSGKSTISNLLPRYYELEGESEILLDGVNIADYKLTDLRKQFALVSQQVVLFNDTIANNICYGLERELSNEELMAVAKQAHVWEFVKDLPEGLNTMVGENGVMLSGGQRQRIAIARAILKDAPILILDEATSALDTESEKLIQHALDSLMKEKTSIVIAHRLSTIENSDCIYVIDHGQVIEKGTHSELLEKDGTYSALCKMQFGEQ, from the coding sequence ATGGATCAAACTACATCCCAAATTTATAAGCGATTAATCAGTTATGTGGGTGATTATAAATTAATCGCGTTTTTCGCCATTGTTGGCATGGTTGGCTATTCTGCCATGGATGCACTGTTTATCAATTTAATGAAACCTTTTATTGATGAAGGCTTAAATGCTCGTAATACTGATGTATTAACTTATGCACCATTCGTTGTTATCGCGTTAGTGCTTGGTCGAGGCATGTTTAATTACATGTCATCTTACTGCTTGAGTTATGTTGGCTCCCAAGTTGTTAGAACTCTTCGCCAACAATTATTCGAACATATATTACATTTACCTGTGTCTTTTCATGACAAAAATTCTAATGGTGATTTAATTTCTAAAATCACTTTCGATACAGAGCAAGTACAACAGGCAATTACTAAAGCGCTGTTAATTGTGGTGAGAGAAGGGGCGTTTGTTGTTTTTTTACTTTTCAATATGTTTTATACAAGTTGGAAGTTATCGCTGATTTTCTTGGTTATTATTCCGCTGGTGGCAGTGATTGTTGCCTTTGTATCGAAACGCTTTCGGATGATCTCTAAAAAAATTCAATCAGCGATGGGGCAAGTTACTCGTAGTTCAGAGCAGATGCTCTCTGGGCATAAAGTAATCCACGGATTTGGTGGTCAGCAGCAAGAGATTGCTCAGTTTTCAGCGATCAATAACCATAATCGTCAGCAACGTATTAAAATGGATGCAACAAAGGCGTTAAGTGTTTCGGTTATTCAGATCTTAGCTGCGAGCGCAATGGCAGTGATTTTATGGGTCGTGTCAATGCCATCAATGATAGACACAATCAGCTCTGGTGATTTCGTATTACTAATATCATCAATGATGATGTTATTACGTCCACTTAAGCAACTTTCAAATGTAAATAGTGACTTACAACGTGGTATTTCTGCAGCACAAAGTATCTTTTTGGTACTTGATGAAGATGTAGAAAAAGACACTGGCACCTATAGTATTGATAAAGTGACAGGGCACATTGAAATAAACAACGTTACTTTCAAATACCCAACTAAAGATGAACCAGTTTTGAAAAACTTGTCGCTAACGATTAATGCCGGCGAAAGCATTGCATTAGTGGGGCGCTCTGGCTCTGGTAAATCGACCATTTCAAATTTATTGCCACGTTACTATGAGCTAGAAGGTGAAAGTGAAATTTTACTCGATGGTGTCAATATCGCTGATTACAAGCTAACGGATCTTCGTAAGCAATTTGCATTGGTTTCACAGCAAGTGGTGTTATTTAACGATACTATTGCAAATAACATATGCTATGGCCTTGAACGTGAACTCAGTAATGAAGAGTTAATGGCGGTTGCCAAACAAGCCCATGTTTGGGAATTTGTTAAAGACTTGCCAGAAGGTTTAAATACCATGGTGGGTGAAAACGGCGTGATGTTATCTGGCGGTCAGCGTCAACGTATCGCGATTGCACGTGCCATTTTAAAAGATGCACCTATTTTAATTCTCGATGAGGCGACATCAGCTCTCGATACTGAGTCTGAAAAGCTGATCCAGCATGCACTTGATAGCTTAATGAAAGAAAAAACATCAATTGTGATAGCACACCGTTTATCAACAATAGAAAACAGTGATTGTATTTATGTTATTGATCATGGTCAGGTTATCGAAAAGGGCACGCATAGCGAGCTGCTTGAAAAAGACGGCACCTATTCCGCTCTTTGTAAAATGCAATTTGGTGAGCAGTAG
- a CDS encoding DNA internalization-related competence protein ComEC/Rec2, with product MISVSTAQKLMVGDEVSAQIKLKPFRSVKNYNSFDRERHAFRQRLFYKGRTVSKIQIENQTGKPTSTEVYRNYISTITTGSQLQWLYYALLTGDKSKISQQNKQQLRELGISHLLAISGLHIGLVYAIGFYFSKYLTRIMRIPVSQTRQINSWFMLIGFCFAATYVYLSGFAVSAVRALLMLGCLLFIYILNKNPLRWRTILYALTLVLIIDPFTLLNPGLYFSFIAVAIIFLVIRSSLGKNLGFYRRVIQLGLIQLALFIGLLPLSLFYFDGVSTIGLLVNLVAVPIISVIVLPFLVLYSFLSLFLDLSLLLYGLDFVLNYLYQSIMLVPKQWRWLEFAFVEFNTLVLIYSTLLLFLCYPYRAFTIIPVLIVTFDWLLSPKSTFQLDVFDVGHGLMVMLSEENKAVVYDLGPRYFGRYDYIQSVLLANINALKLEVIATIVSHQDNDHIGGLHSWNENGFGETLKYFHPHGVNARCEPKLLKIGNVSLTSFSMPGDNNNDQSCILRVKSGEYSVLLTGDISAEAEQQLITRLPDLQATVLVSPHHGSNTSSSQAFIEQVRPKLVIHSSAYQGQWQFPHPEVVKRYQDRDIAQLSTADSGHIRIKFYNDTFLVESAREHESYWFEQD from the coding sequence ATGATTAGTGTTAGCACAGCGCAAAAACTGATGGTTGGTGATGAAGTGAGTGCGCAAATAAAGCTTAAGCCGTTTAGAAGCGTAAAAAATTATAATAGTTTTGATCGTGAACGACATGCGTTTAGACAAAGACTTTTTTATAAAGGGCGCACAGTTTCTAAAATACAGATAGAAAATCAGACTGGTAAACCTACTAGTACTGAGGTATATCGCAATTACATATCGACTATAACTACTGGCAGCCAATTACAATGGCTTTACTATGCTTTGCTAACTGGCGATAAAAGCAAAATATCGCAACAAAATAAACAACAACTACGTGAATTAGGTATAAGCCATCTTTTGGCAATCTCAGGACTACACATCGGGCTTGTATATGCAATCGGCTTTTACTTTAGTAAATATCTCACCCGTATAATGCGAATACCTGTGTCTCAAACCCGTCAGATTAATAGTTGGTTTATGCTGATAGGTTTTTGTTTTGCAGCTACCTATGTATATCTAAGTGGTTTTGCCGTGTCTGCAGTGCGCGCATTGTTGATGTTAGGCTGTTTGCTATTTATCTACATCTTAAATAAGAATCCATTGCGATGGCGAACAATTCTTTATGCTCTTACACTAGTGCTGATTATTGATCCATTTACGTTATTAAACCCCGGTTTGTATTTTAGTTTTATTGCTGTTGCTATTATTTTTCTTGTTATTCGAAGTTCTCTTGGCAAAAACTTAGGTTTTTACAGACGTGTTATACAGCTTGGCTTAATTCAATTAGCGTTATTTATAGGCCTGTTGCCATTGTCACTGTTTTACTTTGATGGCGTAAGTACGATTGGCTTGCTGGTAAATTTAGTCGCTGTGCCAATAATTAGTGTCATTGTTTTACCATTTTTAGTTTTGTACAGTTTTTTATCTTTATTTTTAGATTTATCGCTACTTTTATATGGCTTAGATTTTGTTTTAAATTACCTTTATCAATCGATAATGTTAGTCCCAAAACAATGGCGCTGGCTTGAGTTCGCATTTGTTGAGTTCAATACCTTAGTTTTGATTTACAGCACTCTGTTATTGTTTCTTTGTTATCCTTATCGAGCATTTACCATTATTCCTGTATTGATTGTAACTTTTGATTGGCTTTTGTCGCCGAAAAGCACTTTTCAGTTAGATGTATTTGACGTTGGTCATGGCTTAATGGTGATGCTCAGCGAAGAAAATAAGGCGGTTGTCTATGATTTAGGGCCACGTTATTTTGGTCGATATGACTATATTCAGTCAGTTTTATTAGCAAACATAAATGCGCTTAAGCTTGAGGTGATTGCCACTATAGTAAGTCATCAAGATAATGACCACATTGGAGGTCTTCACTCGTGGAATGAAAATGGCTTTGGAGAGACGTTAAAGTATTTTCATCCGCATGGCGTGAATGCTCGTTGTGAGCCAAAGCTTTTAAAAATCGGCAATGTTAGCTTAACTAGCTTTAGTATGCCTGGTGATAATAACAATGATCAATCTTGCATTTTGAGGGTGAAGTCGGGTGAGTATAGTGTGTTATTAACCGGCGATATTTCTGCTGAAGCAGAGCAACAACTCATTACCAGGCTCCCAGACCTGCAAGCGACAGTACTCGTCAGCCCTCATCACGGTAGTAATACATCGTCAAGTCAGGCGTTTATTGAGCAGGTGCGGCCTAAACTGGTTATCCACTCAAGTGCATACCAAGGGCAGTGGCAGTTTCCTCACCCTGAGGTTGTAAAACGTTATCAAGACCGTGATATAGCGCAGTTAAGTACAGCAGACAGTGGCCATATTAGAATCAAATTCTATAACGATACCTTTTTAGTTGAATCAGCTCGCGAGCATGAAAGTTACTGGTTCGAACAAGATTGA
- a CDS encoding DUF2062 domain-containing protein, whose translation MAKKTIQRFLPDHNKVRDHKYLRIFGRLLHDANLWHLNRRSARGAFAVGLFFAFIPVPFQMVLAAALAIPFRVNLPISVATVWITNPLTMPPIFYCSYIVGTIALAQPTQHFHFEPSWQWFLESLTTIGPAFLVGSLICATAAAILGYFVTDMLWKRSVRKAWLHRHQK comes from the coding sequence ATGGCTAAGAAAACGATCCAACGGTTTTTACCTGATCACAACAAGGTAAGAGATCATAAATACTTAAGAATTTTTGGCCGTTTATTACATGATGCCAATTTATGGCATTTAAATCGCCGTTCTGCTCGAGGAGCATTTGCTGTAGGTTTATTTTTTGCTTTCATCCCTGTTCCTTTTCAAATGGTTCTAGCAGCCGCCCTGGCCATTCCATTTCGTGTAAACTTGCCTATTTCTGTTGCTACGGTGTGGATCACAAATCCACTGACAATGCCACCTATTTTTTACTGCTCATATATTGTTGGAACAATTGCCTTAGCGCAACCTACACAACACTTCCATTTTGAGCCTAGCTGGCAATGGTTTTTAGAAAGCTTAACAACCATTGGTCCGGCTTTCTTAGTTGGTTCACTTATTTGTGCAACAGCCGCGGCTATACTTGGCTATTTCGTAACAGATATGCTTTGGAAGCGCTCTGTAAGAAAAGCATGGTTACATCGACATCAAAAATAA
- a CDS encoding DUF3466 family protein produces the protein MKYKLLAASILATLSTSAMSATYKLEELGGLEGSKHNYITDVSENGHIIGLANGMYKLPVDVSYIDFEESNIKNAYDQEKARLESIDKEITFTLDDIQNNDAVNTNADAHSFMIRFLATDSRSNDSEFQKISSAIATIYNAEGSQEQVLFDEASLDYDGLTRSTSNLLTAVADDGVMVGWGSAPYEKTAFTQTDEDEEETHFLREFISRGIVIGANGVEVPLVPEFDEHGGISAAYGITKTNAGYEVVGTVSTGIPIDPQDDIDDRCDNEDEPVSDCVETLNRSFSTGIFDKRAVKWTLDNDLNIINTEIFGLGLTPKDDEDFAFRSSAFVINENGVIAGTSDVRYKDRDIRITMPVIFENGEVKEFLDQEDDWTSGQPLAINNDDVVVGYATKRIEGTNRTKFFYYDKKSDSVVFPTDYFSSSSSIANDINDNGVIVGEGETDIYNTSTRRREGFMYTIGEDKVVNLNDLLPCYEEDGETRFKYVVAEAKSINNNNEIFGVATKTVEKTDSFGNTVVDLNGNVEYESIAVPVKLTPISGSIEECPAEEVEQYQRQSASFPWYALILLPFAAARRFFKAK, from the coding sequence ATGAAATATAAATTACTCGCTGCCAGTATTTTAGCTACTCTAAGTACCTCAGCGATGAGCGCGACCTATAAATTAGAAGAGTTAGGTGGTCTGGAAGGCTCTAAGCATAATTATATAACGGATGTTAGTGAAAACGGTCATATCATTGGTCTTGCAAATGGTATGTACAAATTACCTGTAGACGTTTCTTACATAGATTTTGAAGAAAGCAACATTAAAAATGCTTATGACCAAGAAAAAGCGCGCTTAGAATCAATTGATAAAGAAATTACGTTTACGTTAGATGATATTCAAAATAACGATGCAGTAAATACGAACGCTGATGCGCATTCGTTTATGATAAGATTCTTAGCGACAGATAGCCGTTCAAATGATTCAGAATTTCAGAAAATATCGAGCGCAATTGCAACGATATACAATGCCGAAGGCTCGCAGGAGCAGGTGTTATTTGATGAAGCATCGCTTGATTATGATGGCTTGACCCGTTCAACATCAAACCTCCTAACAGCAGTTGCTGATGATGGTGTAATGGTTGGCTGGGGTAGTGCACCTTACGAGAAAACCGCCTTTACCCAAACAGATGAAGACGAAGAAGAAACTCATTTCTTGCGTGAATTTATCAGCCGAGGCATTGTTATTGGTGCTAATGGTGTCGAAGTACCTTTAGTTCCTGAGTTTGATGAGCACGGTGGTATTAGCGCAGCTTACGGTATTACCAAAACAAACGCTGGCTACGAAGTGGTAGGTACCGTATCTACTGGTATTCCAATTGATCCTCAAGATGATATCGATGATCGATGTGATAATGAAGACGAGCCAGTTTCAGATTGTGTTGAAACGCTTAATCGTAGCTTTAGTACGGGTATTTTCGATAAACGAGCCGTTAAATGGACCTTAGATAACGACCTAAATATTATCAATACGGAAATATTTGGTTTAGGTCTTACGCCAAAAGATGACGAAGATTTTGCATTTAGAAGCAGCGCTTTTGTCATTAATGAAAATGGGGTAATAGCTGGTACTTCAGATGTTCGCTATAAAGATCGAGATATTCGTATCACTATGCCGGTTATTTTTGAGAATGGTGAAGTAAAAGAGTTTCTTGACCAAGAAGATGATTGGACCTCGGGTCAGCCTTTAGCTATCAATAATGACGATGTTGTGGTTGGTTATGCAACCAAAAGAATCGAAGGTACAAACCGTACTAAATTTTTCTATTACGACAAGAAAAGTGACAGTGTTGTTTTCCCGACAGATTATTTCTCAAGTTCTAGCTCAATCGCTAATGACATAAATGATAATGGTGTGATTGTTGGTGAGGGTGAAACCGATATCTACAATACGTCTACACGTCGTCGTGAAGGCTTTATGTACACTATCGGTGAAGATAAAGTCGTAAATTTAAACGATTTATTACCTTGCTATGAAGAAGATGGTGAAACACGATTTAAATACGTTGTTGCTGAAGCCAAGTCGATTAACAACAATAATGAAATATTTGGTGTTGCTACCAAAACGGTAGAAAAAACAGATTCATTCGGTAACACGGTAGTCGATCTTAACGGTAATGTTGAATATGAAAGTATTGCAGTACCTGTTAAGTTAACACCAATTAGTGGTTCAATTGAAGAGTGCCCTGCAGAAGAAGTTGAACAATATCAGCGTCAGTCTGCAAGCTTCCCTTGGTATGCATTAATCTTGTTACCATTTGCAGCTGCACGTCGCTTTTTTAAAGCAAAGTAG
- a CDS encoding ABC transporter ATP-binding protein yields the protein MDLIRIAKAQLAYGTHPLLDDADAVIESGERVCIVGRNGAGKSTLLKVLDGQVILDDGEINQLSGIRISRLEQDPPKGAAGSVFDYVAQGMPDIANLLIEYHQVSNQMQTDYNDKLLNKLERLSNQLETVDGWRFDTRIQLVLSRLELDPEAKLESLSGGWLRKVALARALVSEPDLLLLDEPTNHLDMSSVIWLEQFLKEFKGGIVFISHDRAFIRAVATRILDLDRGKLISYPGDYATYLEQKAHDLKVEETQNALFDKRLAEEEAWIRQGIKARRTRNEGRVRALKELRKERKQRVEQVGKTDFNIETAERSGKLVFEAKNISHAFKDKVIAKDFSTLVMRGDRIGLVGPNGIGKTTLLKILFGDLTPDSGSVKQGVNLEFAYFDQYRQKLDEEATVQDNVAEGKQEVMMGGRSRHVLGYLQDFLFPPARARTPVKALSGGEKNRLLLAKLFLKPSNILVLDEPTNDLDIETLELLEDIINQYQGTVLIVSHDREFIDNTCNSVWAFEGDGKITDIIGGYSDYEAYAAYLVEQEKQQQQQTKQEKPVVQNQDKPQKKSNKLSYKLKLELEELPSKVEQLEKALDAQQVVVNDPDFFKQDAAITSEALNHLAQLESELEAAFERWEELEDLKNQ from the coding sequence ATGGATTTAATCAGAATAGCCAAAGCGCAACTCGCTTATGGTACGCATCCGTTACTAGATGATGCTGATGCAGTTATTGAGTCGGGTGAGCGTGTATGTATTGTTGGTCGTAACGGTGCAGGTAAATCAACATTACTTAAAGTACTTGATGGCCAAGTTATCTTGGATGATGGTGAAATAAACCAACTAAGTGGTATACGAATTTCGCGTCTAGAGCAAGATCCACCAAAGGGGGCTGCAGGCTCAGTATTTGATTATGTAGCGCAGGGTATGCCAGATATTGCTAACTTATTGATTGAATATCACCAAGTTAGTAATCAGATGCAAACAGACTATAACGATAAGTTACTAAATAAGTTAGAGCGCTTATCAAATCAATTAGAAACAGTTGACGGCTGGCGTTTTGATACGCGTATTCAACTTGTGTTATCGCGCCTAGAGCTAGATCCAGAGGCTAAACTTGAATCATTATCAGGCGGTTGGTTACGTAAGGTTGCTTTAGCAAGGGCCCTAGTTAGTGAGCCTGATTTATTGCTACTAGATGAGCCTACCAACCACTTGGATATGAGTAGTGTTATTTGGCTCGAGCAATTTTTAAAAGAATTTAAAGGCGGTATCGTTTTTATTTCTCACGACCGTGCGTTCATTCGCGCAGTAGCTACTCGTATTCTTGATTTAGACCGCGGAAAACTAATTTCATATCCGGGTGATTATGCAACATACCTTGAACAAAAAGCGCATGATTTAAAGGTAGAAGAAACGCAAAACGCGCTATTTGATAAACGCTTAGCCGAAGAAGAAGCGTGGATCCGCCAAGGTATAAAAGCCCGTAGAACACGTAATGAAGGACGCGTTCGCGCATTAAAAGAGTTGCGTAAAGAGCGTAAGCAGCGAGTAGAGCAGGTTGGTAAAACAGATTTCAACATTGAAACTGCTGAGCGTTCAGGCAAGCTTGTTTTTGAAGCGAAAAACATAAGTCATGCATTTAAAGACAAAGTGATCGCTAAAGACTTCTCTACACTTGTTATGCGTGGCGATCGTATTGGCCTTGTAGGCCCTAATGGTATAGGTAAAACAACACTGCTTAAAATTTTATTTGGTGACTTAACACCAGATAGCGGAAGTGTTAAGCAAGGCGTTAATTTAGAATTTGCCTATTTTGACCAATACCGTCAAAAGCTTGATGAAGAAGCCACAGTACAAGACAACGTAGCTGAAGGTAAGCAAGAAGTGATGATGGGCGGGCGCTCACGTCATGTACTTGGTTACTTACAAGACTTCTTATTTCCGCCGGCAAGAGCCCGCACACCGGTAAAAGCACTTTCTGGTGGTGAGAAGAACCGCTTGTTACTTGCAAAGCTATTTTTAAAGCCGTCTAATATTTTGGTACTCGATGAGCCAACCAATGACTTAGATATCGAAACATTAGAATTACTTGAAGATATTATTAACCAATATCAAGGTACCGTGCTTATTGTTAGCCATGACCGCGAATTTATAGATAATACCTGTAATTCAGTCTGGGCATTTGAAGGTGATGGTAAGATTACCGATATTATTGGTGGCTACAGTGACTATGAGGCTTATGCTGCCTACTTAGTTGAGCAAGAGAAACAACAACAGCAACAAACTAAGCAAGAAAAACCCGTGGTGCAAAACCAAGATAAACCACAAAAGAAAAGTAATAAACTCTCTTACAAATTAAAACTTGAATTAGAAGAATTACCCAGTAAAGTGGAACAACTTGAAAAAGCGCTCGATGCTCAGCAAGTTGTGGTCAATGACCCTGACTTTTTTAAGCAAGATGCTGCAATTACATCAGAAGCATTGAACCATTTAGCCCAGTTAGAGTCTGAGCTTGAAGCCGCTTTTGAGCGCTGGGAAGAACTCGAAGATTTAAAGAATCAGTAG
- a CDS encoding glutaredoxin family protein — protein sequence MASFTLYHTDGCHLCEMADELLVAANVSFAAKDIMDSEQLIELYQTSIPVVEAHQGEKLFWPFDAQRLAQFIADNKE from the coding sequence ATGGCTAGTTTTACCTTGTATCACACAGATGGCTGTCATTTGTGTGAAATGGCAGATGAATTATTAGTTGCAGCAAACGTTTCCTTTGCTGCAAAAGATATCATGGATAGTGAACAGCTTATCGAGCTTTACCAAACCAGTATTCCGGTTGTTGAAGCTCATCAAGGCGAAAAATTATTTTGGCCTTTTGATGCACAGCGATTAGCGCAATTTATTGCTGATAATAAAGAATAA
- the rlmKL gene encoding bifunctional 23S rRNA (guanine(2069)-N(7))-methyltransferase RlmK/23S rRNA (guanine(2445)-N(2))-methyltransferase RlmL, with protein MQFIALTSIGIENLLVDELTALGAEVSKQTVGSVRFEADSLLAQKICLSSRFATRIMMLIEEKEGVKDKESLYQFARLQPWQEWFGPKQTFAVDFSGTNNDLKNTQFSGLVVKDAIVDYFSDLFEQRPDVDKYNANVRVVARLNRQGVALYIDYSGPRLSERGYRQDQGKAPIKEHLAAALVKRSGWLENVQQPLFDPCCGAGTILIEAASMARNEAPGLFREGFAFERLPSFRIQKYKELKAELTAQITDPKLWLIGHDIDAGVIKKAQENAERADLGNVIKFKQSDATKLTSVAKLPGVVISNLPYGERLGSMAELVNLHRSLGVGFKKHFNHWKLALLGTDESLFKLLKLVKLKRYKFKNGPLDVVLNLYQLDDKQVELSKEDKPALNFEGSTAFANRLKKNKQNLKNWLKQNEVSCYRVYDADIPEYNVAVDVYDDSAVIFEYAAPKEIDDTTAQKRLQDVISLTAEQLEIAPENIAVKVRKKQKGEEQYTKVSKQNRTQVVEEFGAKFKVNLFDYLDTGLFLDHRLARRYIQQNSQGKRFLNLFAYTGSASVHAALGGAKAITTVDMSKTYLKWAQENFALNDLSNTRFRFEQADCLKWLEYAQGQYDLIFLDPPTFSNSKRMKDAFDVQRDHIKLLTWVKKILSPNGTLIFSNNKRGFIMDEVGLMGLGLKAENISGKTLSPDFKRNKQIHNSWLITHG; from the coding sequence TTGCAATTTATCGCACTTACTTCTATCGGAATAGAAAATTTACTTGTTGATGAGCTTACAGCACTTGGTGCAGAAGTCTCTAAACAAACCGTGGGCTCTGTACGTTTTGAAGCAGATAGCTTGTTAGCACAAAAAATTTGTTTATCGAGTCGCTTCGCCACTCGTATCATGATGCTGATAGAAGAAAAAGAAGGCGTTAAAGACAAAGAAAGCCTTTATCAATTTGCACGACTACAGCCCTGGCAAGAGTGGTTTGGCCCAAAACAAACTTTCGCTGTTGATTTTAGTGGTACTAACAACGATTTAAAAAATACCCAGTTCTCTGGTCTTGTCGTAAAAGATGCGATTGTTGATTATTTTTCAGATCTATTTGAACAGCGTCCAGATGTTGATAAGTACAACGCTAATGTGCGTGTTGTAGCAAGATTAAATCGCCAAGGTGTTGCGCTTTATATTGACTATTCAGGTCCACGTTTATCTGAACGTGGTTATCGTCAAGACCAAGGTAAAGCACCGATTAAAGAGCATTTAGCTGCAGCACTTGTAAAGCGAAGTGGCTGGCTTGAAAATGTACAACAACCTTTATTTGATCCATGTTGCGGTGCTGGTACCATTTTAATTGAAGCAGCAAGCATGGCTCGTAATGAAGCGCCTGGCTTATTCCGAGAAGGTTTTGCATTTGAGCGCCTACCAAGTTTCCGCATCCAAAAATACAAAGAGTTAAAAGCAGAACTAACGGCTCAAATTACTGATCCAAAGCTTTGGCTTATTGGACATGATATTGATGCTGGTGTAATTAAAAAAGCACAAGAAAACGCGGAACGCGCAGACCTTGGTAATGTAATTAAATTTAAACAAAGCGATGCAACAAAGCTTACCTCAGTTGCTAAGCTTCCTGGTGTGGTGATTTCAAACTTACCTTATGGTGAGCGTTTAGGCTCGATGGCAGAGTTGGTTAACTTACACCGAAGCTTAGGTGTTGGCTTCAAAAAGCACTTTAACCATTGGAAGCTTGCTTTACTTGGCACCGACGAAAGCCTATTTAAGTTATTAAAGCTTGTTAAATTAAAACGCTATAAGTTCAAAAATGGCCCGTTAGATGTGGTGCTAAATTTATATCAACTTGACGATAAACAAGTCGAGCTAAGCAAAGAAGATAAACCAGCACTTAACTTTGAAGGTTCAACAGCATTTGCAAACCGCTTAAAGAAAAACAAGCAAAACTTGAAAAACTGGTTAAAGCAAAATGAAGTAAGCTGTTATCGTGTTTACGATGCGGATATTCCAGAATATAACGTTGCAGTTGATGTGTACGATGATTCAGCGGTTATTTTTGAATATGCCGCACCGAAAGAAATCGATGACACTACGGCACAAAAGCGCTTACAAGATGTGATTAGCCTGACCGCTGAGCAGTTAGAAATTGCGCCAGAGAATATCGCAGTTAAAGTACGCAAAAAGCAAAAAGGCGAAGAGCAATATACTAAGGTATCAAAACAAAATCGCACACAAGTAGTCGAAGAGTTTGGTGCTAAATTTAAAGTAAATCTATTTGATTATTTAGATACAGGTTTATTCTTAGATCACCGTTTGGCTCGTCGTTATATTCAACAAAACTCACAAGGTAAACGTTTCTTAAACTTGTTTGCTTATACGGGCAGTGCATCTGTTCATGCTGCGCTAGGTGGTGCCAAAGCAATTACTACCGTTGATATGTCAAAGACCTATTTAAAATGGGCGCAAGAGAATTTCGCGCTTAATGACTTGAGCAATACTCGTTTTCGTTTTGAGCAAGCTGACTGCTTGAAATGGCTTGAATACGCACAAGGTCAATATGATTTAATTTTCTTAGATCCACCGACGTTCTCAAACTCAAAACGTATGAAAGATGCATTTGATGTTCAGCGTGACCATATCAAGCTCCTTACTTGGGTTAAAAAGATTTTAAGTCCAAATGGCACGCTTATATTCTCTAACAACAAGCGTGGCTTTATCATGGATGAAGTTGGTTTAATGGGGCTTGGCTTAAAAGCAGAGAATATTTCTGGCAAAACTTTATCGCCAGATTTTAAACGCAATAAGCAAATTCATAATAGTTGGCTTATTACACATGGCTAG